The following proteins come from a genomic window of Columba livia isolate bColLiv1 breed racing homer chromosome 27, bColLiv1.pat.W.v2, whole genome shotgun sequence:
- the CACTIN gene encoding splicing factor Cactin isoform X1: MGSGSRSPARPRRSRSRRRERDRDRERGRERSGSREKRRSRSRSRRREPSSGSGSDDARQKWKKKKSKSSDQHRKSQKKHRSRSRDRSSSSEHERDKRRARSRERRRRDGSGSSVSSLSSPSPPRSRGSEEPGQQLSLQERLRLKEEKKKQAALMKALETPEEKRARRLAKKEAKERKKREKMGWGEEYMGYTNTDNPFGDNNLLGTFIWSKALEKKGISHLDEKDLKERNKRIQEDNRLELQKVKQLRLEREREKAMREQELEMLQREKEAEHFKTWEEQEDNFHLQQAKLRSKIRIRDGRAKPIDLLAKYISAEDDDLAVEMHEPYTFLNGLTVSDMEDLVEDIQVYMELEQGKNVDFWRDMTIITEDEIAKLRKLEASGKGGPGERRDGVNASVSSDVQSVFKGKTYNQLQVLYQGIESKIRAGGPNLDVGYWESLLQQLKAYMARARLRERHQDVLRQKLYKLKQEQGVESEPLFPIIKQEPASPSDSSLFSLPCRLDPEESLVVQPGPSSEPEAEQDAEAKAEAEGEAVLMEEDLIQQSLDDYDAGKYSPRLLGPNELPFDAHVLEAEEDTHRLLLLRQQLQVTGDATESTDDIFFRKAKEGMGADEAQFSVEMPLTGKAYLWADKYRPRKPRFFNRVHTGFEWNKYNQTHYDFDNPPPKIVQGYKFNIFYPDLIDKRSTPEYFLEACQDNKDFAILRFHAGPPYEDIAFKIVNREWEYSHRHGFRCQFANGIFQLWFHFKRYRYRR, from the exons ATGGGCTCGGGGTCGCGCAGCCCGGCCAGGCCGCGCCGGTCGCGAtcgcggcggcgggagcgggaccgggaccgggagcGGGGGCGGGAGCGCTCCGGGAGCCGGGAGAAGCGCCGGAGTCGGAGCCGCAGCCGCCGGCGGGAGCCGAGCTCGGG CTCCGGCTCTGACGATGCGagacagaaatggaagaaaaagaaaagcaagagcagcGATCAGCACCGTAAGAGCCAGAAGAAGCACCGCTCGCGGTCCCGGGATCGCTCCTCCAGCTCGGAGCACGAGCGAGACAAGAGGAGAGCTCGGAGCAGAGAGCGGCGGCGGAGGGATGGCTCCGGGTCCTCCGTGTCCTCCCTCAGCTCCCCGTCCCCGCCGCGCTCCCGGGGCTCGGAGGAGCCGGGGCAGCAGCTGAGCCTCCAGGAGCGCCTGAGgctgaaggaggagaagaagaagcaGGCTGCACTCATGAAAGCCTTGGAGACCCCTGAGGAGAAACGGGCTCGCCGGCTGGCCAAGAAGGAGGCCAAGGAGAGGAAGAAGCGGGAGAagatggggtggggagaggagtACATGGGTTACACCAACACTGATAATCCCTTTGGGGACAACAACCTGCTGGGCACCTTCATCTGGAGCAAG GCACTGGAAAAGAAGGGGATCAGCCACCTGGATGAGAAGGACCTGAAGGAGAGGAACAAGCGAATCCAGGAGGACAAccggctggagctgcagaag GTGAAGCAGCTGCGCCTGGAGCGGGAGCGGGAGAAGGCCATGCgtgagcaggagctggagatgctgcagcgGGAGAAAGAGGCAGAGCACTTCAAAACctgggaagagcaggaggacaACTTCCACCTGCAGCAGGCCAAGCTGCG GTCTAAGATCCGGATTCGGGACGGGAGGGCAAAACCCATTGACCTTCTGGCCAAGTACATCAGCGCGGAGGACGATGACCTGGCCGTGGAGATGCACGAGCCCTACACGTTCCTGAACGGCCTGACCGTGTCAGACATGGAGGATCTGGTGGAGGACATCcag GTTTACATGGAGCTGGAGCAAGGGAAGAATGTGGACTTCTGGAGGGACATGACCATCATCACGGAGGATGAGATAGCCAAGCTGCGCAAGCTGGAGGCCTCTGGGAAAGGAGGGCCGG GGGAGCGTCGGGATGGCGTCAATGCCTCCGTCAGCTCAGATGTGCAGTCCGTGTTCAAGGGGAAGACGTACAACCAGCTGCAAGTGCTGTACCAGGGCATCGAGAGCAAGATCCGGGCAGGAGGACCCAACCTTGATGTCGGGTACTGGGAGagcctgctgcagcagctgaaggcTTACATGGCTCGGGCCAG GCTGCGGGAGCGGCACCAGGATGTGCTGCGCCAGAAACTGTACAAGTTGAAGCAGGAGCAGGGTGTGGAGAGCGAACCGCTCTTCCCCATCATCAAGCAAGAGCCCGCCTCCCCCAGCGACAG ttctctcttctctcttccttgcaGGCTCGATCCAGAGGAGAGCCTGGTGGTACAGCCAGGGCCGTCCTCGGAGCCCGAGGCTGAGCAGGACGCAGAGGCCAAAGCGGAGGCTGAGGGGGAAGCCGTGCTGATGGAGGAGGACCTGATCCAGCAGAGCCTGGACGACTATGATGCGGGGAAGTACAGCCCGCGGCTGCTGGGCCCCAATGAGCTGCCCTTCGACGCCCACGTGCTGGAGGCTGAGGAGGACACTCATCGGCTGCTGCTTCTGCGACAGCAGCTCCAGGTCACAG GTGATGCCACGGAGAGCACCGATGACATCTTCTTCCGGAAGGCCAAGGAGGGCATGGGTGCAGACGAGGCACAGTTCAGCGTGGAAATGCCCCTTACGGGCAAGGCCTATCTGTGGGCTGACAAGTACCGGCCCCGCAAGCCCCGCTTCTTCAACCGGGTGCACACGGGTTTCGAGTGGAACAAGTACAACCAGACCCACTACGACTTTGACAACCCTCCCCCCAAGATTGTGCAGGGTTACAAGTTCAACATCTTCTACCCCGATCTCATTGACAAGCGCTCAACGCCCGAGTACTTCCTGGAGGCCTGCCAGGACAACAAGGACTTCGCCATCCTGCGCTTCCACGCTGGGCCACCCTACGAGGACATCGCCTTCAAGATCGTCAACCGGGAGTGGGAGTATTCCCACCGCCATGGCTTCCGCTGCCAGTTTGCCAACGGCATCTTCCAGCTCTGGTTCCACTTCAAGCGTTACCGTTACCGCAGATGA
- the CACTIN gene encoding splicing factor Cactin isoform X2, with translation MGSGSRSPARPRRSRSRRRERDRDRERGRERSGSREKRRSRSRSRRREPSSGSGSDDARQKWKKKKSKSSDQHRKSQKKHRSRSRDRSSSSEHERDKRRARSRERRRRDGSGSSVSSLSSPSPPRSRGSEEPGQQLSLQERLRLKEEKKKQAALMKALETPEEKRARRLAKKEAKERKKREKMGWGEEYMGYTNTDNPFGDNNLLGTFIWSKALEKKGISHLDEKDLKERNKRIQEDNRLELQKVKQLRLEREREKAMREQELEMLQREKEAEHFKTWEEQEDNFHLQQAKLRSKIRIRDGRAKPIDLLAKYISAEDDDLAVEMHEPYTFLNGLTVSDMEDLVEDIQVYMELEQGKNVDFWRDMTIITEDEIAKLRKLEASGKGGPGERRDGVNASVSSDVQSVFKGKTYNQLQVLYQGIESKIRAGGPNLDVGYWESLLQQLKAYMARARLRERHQDVLRQKLYKLKQEQGVESEPLFPIIKQEPASPSDRLDPEESLVVQPGPSSEPEAEQDAEAKAEAEGEAVLMEEDLIQQSLDDYDAGKYSPRLLGPNELPFDAHVLEAEEDTHRLLLLRQQLQVTGDATESTDDIFFRKAKEGMGADEAQFSVEMPLTGKAYLWADKYRPRKPRFFNRVHTGFEWNKYNQTHYDFDNPPPKIVQGYKFNIFYPDLIDKRSTPEYFLEACQDNKDFAILRFHAGPPYEDIAFKIVNREWEYSHRHGFRCQFANGIFQLWFHFKRYRYRR, from the exons ATGGGCTCGGGGTCGCGCAGCCCGGCCAGGCCGCGCCGGTCGCGAtcgcggcggcgggagcgggaccgggaccgggagcGGGGGCGGGAGCGCTCCGGGAGCCGGGAGAAGCGCCGGAGTCGGAGCCGCAGCCGCCGGCGGGAGCCGAGCTCGGG CTCCGGCTCTGACGATGCGagacagaaatggaagaaaaagaaaagcaagagcagcGATCAGCACCGTAAGAGCCAGAAGAAGCACCGCTCGCGGTCCCGGGATCGCTCCTCCAGCTCGGAGCACGAGCGAGACAAGAGGAGAGCTCGGAGCAGAGAGCGGCGGCGGAGGGATGGCTCCGGGTCCTCCGTGTCCTCCCTCAGCTCCCCGTCCCCGCCGCGCTCCCGGGGCTCGGAGGAGCCGGGGCAGCAGCTGAGCCTCCAGGAGCGCCTGAGgctgaaggaggagaagaagaagcaGGCTGCACTCATGAAAGCCTTGGAGACCCCTGAGGAGAAACGGGCTCGCCGGCTGGCCAAGAAGGAGGCCAAGGAGAGGAAGAAGCGGGAGAagatggggtggggagaggagtACATGGGTTACACCAACACTGATAATCCCTTTGGGGACAACAACCTGCTGGGCACCTTCATCTGGAGCAAG GCACTGGAAAAGAAGGGGATCAGCCACCTGGATGAGAAGGACCTGAAGGAGAGGAACAAGCGAATCCAGGAGGACAAccggctggagctgcagaag GTGAAGCAGCTGCGCCTGGAGCGGGAGCGGGAGAAGGCCATGCgtgagcaggagctggagatgctgcagcgGGAGAAAGAGGCAGAGCACTTCAAAACctgggaagagcaggaggacaACTTCCACCTGCAGCAGGCCAAGCTGCG GTCTAAGATCCGGATTCGGGACGGGAGGGCAAAACCCATTGACCTTCTGGCCAAGTACATCAGCGCGGAGGACGATGACCTGGCCGTGGAGATGCACGAGCCCTACACGTTCCTGAACGGCCTGACCGTGTCAGACATGGAGGATCTGGTGGAGGACATCcag GTTTACATGGAGCTGGAGCAAGGGAAGAATGTGGACTTCTGGAGGGACATGACCATCATCACGGAGGATGAGATAGCCAAGCTGCGCAAGCTGGAGGCCTCTGGGAAAGGAGGGCCGG GGGAGCGTCGGGATGGCGTCAATGCCTCCGTCAGCTCAGATGTGCAGTCCGTGTTCAAGGGGAAGACGTACAACCAGCTGCAAGTGCTGTACCAGGGCATCGAGAGCAAGATCCGGGCAGGAGGACCCAACCTTGATGTCGGGTACTGGGAGagcctgctgcagcagctgaaggcTTACATGGCTCGGGCCAG GCTGCGGGAGCGGCACCAGGATGTGCTGCGCCAGAAACTGTACAAGTTGAAGCAGGAGCAGGGTGTGGAGAGCGAACCGCTCTTCCCCATCATCAAGCAAGAGCCCGCCTCCCCCAGCGACAG GCTCGATCCAGAGGAGAGCCTGGTGGTACAGCCAGGGCCGTCCTCGGAGCCCGAGGCTGAGCAGGACGCAGAGGCCAAAGCGGAGGCTGAGGGGGAAGCCGTGCTGATGGAGGAGGACCTGATCCAGCAGAGCCTGGACGACTATGATGCGGGGAAGTACAGCCCGCGGCTGCTGGGCCCCAATGAGCTGCCCTTCGACGCCCACGTGCTGGAGGCTGAGGAGGACACTCATCGGCTGCTGCTTCTGCGACAGCAGCTCCAGGTCACAG GTGATGCCACGGAGAGCACCGATGACATCTTCTTCCGGAAGGCCAAGGAGGGCATGGGTGCAGACGAGGCACAGTTCAGCGTGGAAATGCCCCTTACGGGCAAGGCCTATCTGTGGGCTGACAAGTACCGGCCCCGCAAGCCCCGCTTCTTCAACCGGGTGCACACGGGTTTCGAGTGGAACAAGTACAACCAGACCCACTACGACTTTGACAACCCTCCCCCCAAGATTGTGCAGGGTTACAAGTTCAACATCTTCTACCCCGATCTCATTGACAAGCGCTCAACGCCCGAGTACTTCCTGGAGGCCTGCCAGGACAACAAGGACTTCGCCATCCTGCGCTTCCACGCTGGGCCACCCTACGAGGACATCGCCTTCAAGATCGTCAACCGGGAGTGGGAGTATTCCCACCGCCATGGCTTCCGCTGCCAGTTTGCCAACGGCATCTTCCAGCTCTGGTTCCACTTCAAGCGTTACCGTTACCGCAGATGA
- the PIP5K1C gene encoding phosphatidylinositol 4-phosphate 5-kinase type-1 gamma isoform X7, producing the protein MSCMEQTGPLMSGPASWVRSAPPLTVHTGCSGLAPKKAAVAEGPSPPGQPGQGKKIGHRGVDASGETTYKKTTSSTLKGAIQLGIGYTVGNLSSKPERDVLMQDFYVVESIFFPSEGSNLTPAHHYADFRFKTYAPVAFRYFRELFGIRPDDYLYSLCNEPLIELSNPGASGSLFYVTSDDEFIIKTVMHKEAEFLQKLLPGYYMNLNQNPRTLLPKFYGLYCVQSGGKNIRVVVMNNILPRVVKMHLKFDLKGSTYKRRASKKEKEKSSPTYKDLDFIQDMPEGLMLDADTFSALVKTLQRDCLVLESFKIMDYSLLLGVHNIDQQERERQSEGAHSTSDEKRPVGQKALYSTAMESIQGGAARGESIDTDDTMGGIPAVNGKGERLLLHVGIIDILQSYRFIKKLEHTWKALVHDGDTVSVHRPSFYAERFFKFMTNTVFRKNSSLKSSPSKKGRSALLAVKTAGPMAALSASQLPSEKDDTQYDLRAARSYPTLDDEAGRPDLLPCTPPSFEEATTASIATTLSSTSLSVPERSPSETSEQPRYRRRTHSSGQDGRSHEEVRVEEELQQISVELEPKCDVEIVAPEEDDKEEAASSACAIVTSTATIEVETASQASEPASQASDEDDVPVTDIYFPTDERSWVYSPLHYSAQLHSVSDEESDT; encoded by the exons GTCTGGCACCGAAGAAGGCGGCCGTCGCTGAG GGACCGTCGCCCCCAGGACAGCCCGGCCAGGGAAAGAAGATCGGTCATCGAGGCGTCGATGCTTCTGGTGAAACCACCTACaaaaag ACCACCTCATCCACTCTGAAGGGCGCCATCCAGCTGGGGATCGGATACACGGTCGGCAATCTGAGCTCCAAGCCAGAGAGAGATGTCCTCATGCAGGACTTCTACGTGGTCGAGAGCATTTTTTTCCCGAG CGAAGGAAGCAATCTCACCCCGGCTCACCATTACGCTGACTTCAGGTTCAAGACTTACGCACCAGTGGCTTTTCGGTACTTCCGAGAACTCTTTGGGATTCGTCCAGATGATTATTTG tATTCGCTATGTAACGAGCCTCTGATCGAGCTGTCGAACCCTGGTGCAAGCGGCTCCCTCTTCTACGTCACCAGCGACGATGAATTCATCATAAAAACCGTGATGCACAAGGAAGCTGAATTCCTACAGAAGCTCCTTCCTGGCTACTACATG AATCTCAACCAGAACCCACGGACACTGCTGCCGAAGTTTTATGGACTGTACTGTGTGCAATCGGGGGGCAAAAACATCCGCGTGGTCGTGATGAACAACATTCTGCCTCGCGTGGTGAAAATGCACCTGAAATTTGACCTGAAAGGCTCCACCTATAAACGCCGGGCGtccaagaaggaaaaggaaaagtcCAGTCCTACATACAAGGATCTTGACTTCATACAGGACATGCCCGAGGGCCTGATGTTGGATGCTGACACCTTCAGTGCGTTGGTGAAAACGTTGCAACGCGACTGTCTG GTGTTGGAAAGTTTTAAAATCATGGACTACAGCCTCCTGCTTGGGGTTCATAACATAGACCAACAGGAACGGGAGCGCCAGTCCGAAGGAGCCCACAGCACGTCGGATGAGAAGCGTCCCGTGGGGCAGAAGGCGCTTTACTCCACGGCCATGGAGTCCATCCAgggcggggctgcccggggagaGTCCATAGACACAGACGACAC GATGGGAGGAATCCCAGCAGTGAATGGCAAAGGAGAGCGTCTCCTGCTACATGTAGGAATAATAGATATCCTTCAGTCCTACAG GTTCATCAAGAAGCTGGAACATACCTGGAAGGCCCTTGTCCATGACGGG GACACGGTGTCGGTACACAGACCCAGCTTTTACGCAGAGAGATTCTTCAAGTTCATGACCAACACAGTGTTTCGAAAGAATTCCT CTCTGAAGTCGTCTCCCTCCAAGAAAGGGCGCAGTGCCTTGCTGGCTGTGAAGACGGCCGGTCCCATGGCTGCGCTTTCCGCCAGCCAGCTTCCCTCGGAAAAGGACGACACACAGTATGATCTCCGTGCGGCCAGGAGCTACCCCACGCTTGATGACGAAG CAGGCAGGCCAGACCTGCTCCCCTGCACTCCTCCTTCCTTTGAAGAAGCCACCACGGCCTCCATAGCCACCACACTGTCTTCTACATCCCTCTCTGTTCCCGAGCGATCCCCTTCGGAGACCTCTGAGCAGCCCAGGTACAG GAGGCGCACACACTCCTCAGGGCAGGATGGCAG GTCACACGAGGAGGTGCGGGTCGAGGAGGAGCTTCAGCAGATCAGCGTCGAGCTGGAGCCCAAGTGTGACGTTGAGATCGTAGCTCCCGAAGAAGATGACAAAGA ggaGGCGGCTTCTTCAGCCTGTGCCATTGTAACGTCCACAGCCACAATAGAGGTGGAGACGGCCAGCCAGGCCTCCGAGCCagccagccaggcctcggatgAAGATGACGTGCCAGTCACAGACATATACTTT CCGACAGACGAGAGGAGTTGGGTTTACTCCCCGCTCCACTATAGCGCTCAACTCCACTCTGTCTCCGATGAGGAGAGCGATACA TAA